Proteins from a single region of Leptospiraceae bacterium:
- a CDS encoding DUF433 domain-containing protein — protein MNTIKLEKALNHLSEEEKMEAIAYLNNSISKTWIVIDKNENVCGGEACIIRTRIPVWSLVSYKLKGWEEEKFLQNFSALRLSDLSNAWIYYKLNGQEIDKAILENEDF, from the coding sequence ATGAATACGATTAAATTAGAAAAGGCTTTAAACCATTTAAGCGAAGAAGAAAAAATGGAAGCAATCGCTTATTTGAATAATTCCATTTCTAAAACTTGGATAGTAATTGATAAAAATGAAAATGTATGTGGTGGCGAAGCTTGCATCATTCGTACGAGAATTCCAGTTTGGTCTTTAGTTTCTTACAAATTAAAAGGTTGGGAGGAAGAGAAATTTTTACAAAACTTCTCAGCATTAAGGCTATCGGATCTTTCAAATGCTTGGATTTATTATAAATTGAACGGGCAAGAAATTGATAAGGCAATTCTTGAGAACGAGGATTTTTAA